The following nucleotide sequence is from Deltaproteobacteria bacterium.
CGCCGTGCCCCCGGCGTAATCCAGTCCTCCGCCGGCGCAGCGCGGCGGCGGAGCGAGACGGGCGGAGCGCGCGCGGTTTCCCTCGTGCGGGCGGGCGGCCGGCGAGCATCGCCGATCGCGGCAGACCCTGCCGGGAAGTGCCGTTTGCCCGCCCGCGACGCTGACCGAGTTCGCGCCGCCACGGCGTCGACGCGGTCGGGTCGGGGCCGTGGCGCAGGCGCGCATCGGCGCTGGTACGAGCGCCTCCGTGCGGTGCTGCCGCCGGCGGCTCGGCGGCATGCCGCGCCACGCGAGGGGGCGACGGGATCGATCCAGTGCGTTCATGCGCGAGTGCGTCCATGCGGCCGGCAGCCGCTATCGGCACCGCGTCACTCGTCATCGGGATCGGAGCCGAACACGGTCCGTCGCACGAGCGCCCCGAGCGCCGCGAGCGCCCGCTCGCGCGAGATGCCGGTGTCGCCGCGCAGTCCGGCGATGCGGACGGCGTTTTCCACGACCGCCGTGTGGACCACGCGTGCGGTCGCATCGGGATCGGGACACTGGTCGCGCGTCGTGGCCGCGCGGATCAACTCGGCGAGTTTCGCGCACGACGAGTTCTCCATGCGCGCGCGCAGACGGGCGATCTCCGGGTCGCGCAGCGCTGCGCTGGTGAGCACGGCTTCGAGTCGCGGGCTGCGCAGGCACTGATCGATCAACACTTCGAGCGTGTGGTCGATTGTCGCGCGGCGCTGTTTTCCCGCGAGGTTGTCGGCGGACAGTTGGCTCATCACCGCGCGCTCCCCCTCCTCGAGGTAGCGGCGCGCGACCTCGAGGAAGGCCGCCCGCTTGTCGGCGAAGTAGCGGTAGAAGGTACCGACGCTCACGCCGGCGGCGGCCGCGATGTCGGGAGTCTGCGCGTCTTCGAGACCCTTGTCGGCGAAGACTCGGAAGGCCGCGTCGACCAGGGCTTCGTAGGTCCGGCGCGACCGGTCCTGGACGAACTTGCGCGGGGCCGGGGGCGCGACGTCCGGTGAATCTGAATCCACTGTCACTTTTTTATTGACCCTGGGACCACGTGCTGTCAACCTGAAACAGATTTCACTTTTTGGAGGAGCCGCGCCATGTCCCAACCCGCCGCCGTCAACGGCCTCGACATCGAGACGCTCGAAGTCAAGCTCGACACCATCTACAACTGGGGCTACGAGCAGGCGCGGCAGGATCTGCGCCAGCTGTACACCAAGGCGAAACGTCACCAGTGGATCCCCGAGGACACGCTGCCGTGGGACACGGACGTGGACCCGGAGCGGCCCAATGGGCCACCCGAGCTGTTTCCGCTCGCCGGCGCGGACCTCTACACCGCGATGTCGGAGCGGGAGCAGGCGCGCCTCAACCACGAGGTGACGGCGTGGGTCCTGTCGCAGTTTCTGCACGGCGAGCAGGGGGCGCTGCTGGCCACGGCGCAGATCGTCAACGCCGTGCCCGGCTACAGCGCGAAGCTCTACGGCGCGACGCAGGTCGTCGACGAGGCGCGCCACGTCGAGGTCTACGACCGCTACCTGCGCGAGAAGATCGAGATCGTCTACCCGTGCAACCAACACCTCCGCACGCTGCTCGACATCATCTTGAAAGACGGCCGGTGGGACATGAAGTTCCTCGGCATGCAGATCATGGTGGAGGGATTGGCGCTGTCCGCGTTCGCGATGATTCACCAGACGACCACCGAGCCGCTGCTTCGCGAGCTGACGCGCTACGTGATGCAGGATGAGGCGCGGCACGTGGCGTTCGGCGTGCTGTCGCTGCGGTCGTTCTACGACGAGATGCCGGAAGCGGAACGCCGAGACCGCGAGGACTTCGTGTACGAAGCGGCGCGGCTGATGCGAGACCGGTTCCTGTTTCAGGAGGTGTGGGAAAAGACCGGCCTTCCCGTTCAGGAGTGCATGGACATCACGCTGCACAACGAGGGACAGAAGATGTTTCGCGGGCTCCTGTTTTCGAAAATCGTCCCGGCCGTCAAGAAGATCGGGCTGCTGAGCGACACGACCCGACAGCGGTTCGCCGAACTCGGCATCCTCCACTACGAGACGTGGCAAGACCCGGCGGAGGCCGAGCTGGCCGACGTCACCGCCGACGCGCCGGGGTAGCAATGCGTCGCGCGGGCGCGCGGATGCACTGCAACCGGCTACCGCCGGCGCGCCGGACGCGCGTCGCCGGTCACCGGGCGTCGAGCGTCGTCGCGGACTGGAACTGAAGCTGCGCCGCGTGAATCGCGGCGCCCAGGCACACGGCGTGCTCCGGCGGTACACCGGTGCGGACGGGCACGCCGAAGTGTGCGGCGAGGGCCTGGCGCACCGCCGGAATGTAGGTCGTGCCTCCCGACAGGTAGATCGTGGATAGATCGCTGCGCTTCATGTCGAGAAGCTCGAGCGCCTCGTCGCAGGTGGCGAGTGAACGCTCGATCACGGGACGGCATGCGCGCTCGAACGTCGCCCGGTCCACGCGGATGTCGAGGTCGACCATGCCGCGGGCGGATCGCAGCACCTCGGGCACGTGAATGCGGGCCTCGGCGTCGACGGTGAGCGCGCGTTTGGCGCGCTCGCACGCGAACACGAGCTTCTGCCACTCGACCGCCTGTTTGCGCAGGTCGACCTTGTGCATCCGCCAGAACTGGTTGGCGGCTGCCTCGGCGAGCACCGCGTCGAAGTCGTCGCCGCCGAGCCACGTGTCGCCGGCGGTCGCGAGCACCTGAAAGTCGCCGCGCGAGACGTCGACGATCGAGAAGTCGAACGTGCCGCCGCCGAAGTCGTAGACGCCCACGATGCCGCCGAAGTTGGGGTCGAACCGGTTCGCGAGCGCG
It contains:
- a CDS encoding TetR/AcrR family transcriptional regulator, with protein sequence MDSDSPDVAPPAPRKFVQDRSRRTYEALVDAAFRVFADKGLEDAQTPDIAAAAGVSVGTFYRYFADKRAAFLEVARRYLEEGERAVMSQLSADNLAGKQRRATIDHTLEVLIDQCLRSPRLEAVLTSAALRDPEIARLRARMENSSCAKLAELIRAATTRDQCPDPDATARVVHTAVVENAVRIAGLRGDTGISRERALAALGALVRRTVFGSDPDDE
- a CDS encoding Hsp70 family protein, coding for VAAVVGKKVTVLTWPDGARSWPSVVSFPSAHEIIVGAEARRRLATDPAHTVASPKRLLGRKYDDKEIQSFLGQAPYRTVPGPDGSVVVEIWGQQYAVTQLCAYIVEQARKVAETHLGCEVHRCVMTVPVSFDEQRARIFRRAAELAQLEVLAMIDEPSAAALANRFDPNFGGIVGVYDFGGGTFDFSIVDVSRGDFQVLATAGDTWLGGDDFDAVLAEAAANQFWRMHKVDLRKQAVEWQKLVFACERAKRALTVDAEARIHVPEVLRSARGMVDLDIRVDRATFERACRPVIERSLATCDEALELLDMKRSDLSTIYLSGGTTYIPAVRQALAAHFGVPVRTGVPPEHAVCLGAAIHAAQLQFQSATTLDAR
- a CDS encoding ferritin-like domain-containing protein: MSQPAAVNGLDIETLEVKLDTIYNWGYEQARQDLRQLYTKAKRHQWIPEDTLPWDTDVDPERPNGPPELFPLAGADLYTAMSEREQARLNHEVTAWVLSQFLHGEQGALLATAQIVNAVPGYSAKLYGATQVVDEARHVEVYDRYLREKIEIVYPCNQHLRTLLDIILKDGRWDMKFLGMQIMVEGLALSAFAMIHQTTTEPLLRELTRYVMQDEARHVAFGVLSLRSFYDEMPEAERRDREDFVYEAARLMRDRFLFQEVWEKTGLPVQECMDITLHNEGQKMFRGLLFSKIVPAVKKIGLLSDTTRQRFAELGILHYETWQDPAEAELADVTADAPG